From the genome of Elusimicrobiota bacterium, one region includes:
- a CDS encoding SUF system NifU family Fe-S cluster assembly protein gives MSELSDLYQDVILDHSRHPHNYHAMPDATQKAEGFNPLCGDRVTLYLKLKGDVVEDISFEGNGCAISKSSTSIMTDVLKGKTRAEVKALFDRFHHLVTEGGAIEENDKLAVFSGVSAFPMRVKCAVLAWHTLRSALEGKPDRVSTE, from the coding sequence ATGTCTGAACTGAGCGATTTATATCAGGACGTCATCCTCGACCACAGCCGCCATCCGCATAACTACCACGCGATGCCGGACGCCACGCAAAAAGCGGAAGGATTCAACCCTCTCTGCGGCGATCGCGTGACCCTCTACCTGAAGCTGAAGGGCGATGTTGTGGAAGATATTAGCTTTGAAGGGAATGGGTGCGCGATCTCGAAATCCTCCACCTCTATTATGACGGATGTGCTCAAAGGAAAGACCAGGGCTGAGGTCAAAGCGTTGTTTGACCGCTTCCATCATCTCGTCACGGAAGGCGGCGCGATTGAGGAAAACGATAAATTGGCTGTATTCTCCGGCGTCTCCGCGTTCCCTATGCGCGTCAAATGTGCGGTGCTGGCCTGGCACACGCTTCGGTCCGCGCTGGAGGGAAAACCGGATCGGGTGTCAACGGAGTAA
- a CDS encoding response regulator, producing MGAHVLIADDSAAMRALIMRYLKMAGLPIESFQEAEDGKAALRLLEGGGLDLAIVDIGMPGMNGLDLLEQVRKNPAIARTAFIFASCESNPARIEEFLKTGVGFVHKPIIPNELVDAVQTALKTLPH from the coding sequence ATGGGTGCTCATGTACTAATTGCGGATGACAGCGCGGCGATGCGGGCGCTCATTATGCGTTACTTGAAAATGGCCGGACTGCCGATTGAGTCTTTCCAGGAGGCGGAAGATGGGAAAGCCGCACTACGCTTGCTGGAGGGTGGCGGGCTGGATCTGGCCATTGTCGACATTGGAATGCCGGGGATGAACGGCTTGGACCTTCTGGAACAGGTTCGAAAGAACCCCGCCATCGCCCGGACCGCGTTCATTTTTGCCTCCTGTGAATCCAATCCCGCCCGAATCGAAGAGTTCCTTAAGACCGGAGTCGGGTTTGTCCACAAACCCATCATCCCGAATGAACTGGTGGACGCTGTCCAGACTGCTCTAAAAACGCTTCCCCACTAA
- the sufT gene encoding putative Fe-S cluster assembly protein SufT, producing the protein MQIGESTSLVRDCDVVQIPEGFQVRLARGTNVRLLQALGDTFSVMTEYGTLVRILGKDADAIGMPPPVEGDAVAPTAIPSTAEELKERVWTALRYVYDPEIPINVVELGLIYKNEVTPLASGYKVEVDMTLTAPGCGMGQVLKEDAERRIRILPGVQTVSVQIIFDPPWDQTRMSEAAKLELGLA; encoded by the coding sequence ATGCAAATCGGCGAATCCACCTCATTGGTTCGTGACTGCGACGTGGTGCAGATTCCGGAAGGGTTTCAAGTCCGGCTGGCCCGCGGAACGAATGTCCGGCTGCTCCAGGCGCTGGGGGACACCTTCTCGGTGATGACGGAGTACGGCACGCTGGTTCGTATTCTCGGAAAAGATGCCGACGCCATCGGGATGCCGCCGCCGGTTGAAGGGGATGCGGTTGCGCCAACAGCGATCCCCTCCACCGCTGAGGAGTTAAAGGAGCGCGTCTGGACAGCCCTCCGGTACGTCTATGACCCCGAGATTCCGATCAATGTGGTCGAGCTGGGCTTGATTTATAAAAATGAGGTCACCCCGCTGGCGAGCGGATATAAGGTGGAGGTGGATATGACACTGACCGCCCCGGGTTGCGGCATGGGGCAGGTGTTGAAAGAAGATGCCGAGCGCCGCATTCGTATCCTTCCTGGTGTTCAGACGGTCAGCGTCCAGATTATCTTCGACCCGCCCTGGGATCAAACCCGGATGTCCGAAGCCGCCAAACTCGAGTTAGGCCTGGCCTAG
- the sufD gene encoding Fe-S cluster assembly protein SufD — protein MTTSTETLQLSVLPTDAPVQIHREGKEIRIQVPPDCQAALFENYESQQAEAYYTETTLRATLEENARLTHYKVVQEGVQSDHHSFLEVLVGRSASFQSHVFLLGGSRISQTIQVRINGEGAECILNGLYLGTGEQVLETHTLIDHLQSHGTSRELYKGILDQKSQGLFDGLIIVQKNAQKTDSIQTNKNLLLSSTARAKSNPELKILANDVKCKHGSTIGQIDPAQLFYLQSRGIGQSEARRLLIYAFAGEMIARVEWAPLREKLDTLLLSQFHS, from the coding sequence ATGACAACCTCGACAGAAACGCTTCAGTTATCCGTTCTTCCGACCGATGCGCCGGTTCAAATCCATCGGGAGGGGAAAGAGATCCGTATTCAGGTTCCGCCGGACTGTCAGGCGGCTCTGTTCGAGAACTACGAGAGTCAGCAGGCGGAAGCCTATTACACGGAGACGACGCTGCGGGCGACGCTCGAGGAGAACGCGCGGTTGACGCATTACAAGGTCGTGCAAGAAGGGGTTCAGTCGGATCATCACTCTTTTCTGGAGGTTCTGGTCGGAAGGTCCGCGTCCTTCCAGTCGCATGTATTCCTCCTGGGAGGGAGCCGGATCAGCCAAACCATTCAGGTCCGGATAAATGGAGAGGGGGCGGAGTGTATTTTGAACGGCCTTTATCTCGGCACCGGCGAACAGGTTCTGGAAACGCATACATTGATTGACCATCTCCAGTCGCACGGGACTAGCCGTGAGCTTTATAAAGGCATTCTGGATCAAAAGTCGCAGGGGCTTTTCGACGGGCTGATCATCGTCCAAAAGAATGCTCAGAAAACGGATTCCATTCAAACGAATAAAAATCTTCTTCTGTCATCGACCGCCCGGGCGAAATCCAACCCGGAGCTCAAGATTCTGGCGAACGACGTCAAGTGCAAACACGGCTCCACGATCGGACAGATTGATCCCGCGCAGCTCTTTTACCTGCAATCGCGCGGGATCGGGCAGAGCGAAGCGCGCCGCCTGCTGATCTATGCTTTTGCCGGGGAGATGATCGCGCGGGTGGAGTGGGCGCCCTTGCGCGAGAAGCTGGACACGTTGCTCTTATCTCAATTCCATTCCTAG